From the genome of Carassius gibelio isolate Cgi1373 ecotype wild population from Czech Republic chromosome B10, carGib1.2-hapl.c, whole genome shotgun sequence, one region includes:
- the hmgcs1 gene encoding hydroxymethylglutaryl-CoA synthase, cytoplasmic isoform X1: MIVSPFRMPGSLPAVCEAAWPKDVGIIALEVYFPSQYVEQAELEEFDGVSAGKYTVGLGQARMGFCSDREDISSLCLTVVQRLMERSGLSYDSVGRLEVGTETIIDKSKSSKTVLMQLFQESGNTDVEGVDTTNACYGGTAALFNAVNWVESSSWDGRYALVVAGDIAVYASGSARPTGGAGAVAMLVGPNAPLAFERGLRGTHMQHAYDFYKPDMVSEYPVVDGKLSIQCYLSALDRCYSVYRNKIHGQWQREGLDKRCSLEDFGFMVFHSPYCKLVQKSLARLMLNDFLCHPSPDTESGPFSGLDAFRDVKIEDTYFDRDVEKAFLKASSEAFENKTKASLLISNQNGNMYTPSVYGCLASVLAQHTPQQLAGQRIGVFSYGSGFAATLYSIKVTQDATPGSALDKLVSSLCDLQDRLDSRKKVSPHLFAQNMKLREETHHLANYTPQGPVEDLFPGTWYLTRVDEKHRRQYSRRSMSAERPLEAGLITSCITAEHIPSPLKKMPRIPAATAGPEALVISNGDH, translated from the exons ATGATTGTGAG TCCGTTCAGGATGCCTGGATCACTTCCTGCTGTTTGTGAGGCCGCGTGGCCCAAGGATGTGGGCATCATCGCCCTGGAGGTGTACTTCCCCTCTCAGTACGTGGAGCAGGCGGAGCTGGAGGAGTTCGATGGGGTCTCAGCCGGTAAATACACGGTGGGGCTGGGTCAGGCGCGCATGGGCTTCTGCTCGGACCGTGAGGACATCAGCTCTCTGTGTCTGACCGTGGTGCAGCGGCTGATGGAGCGCAGCGGCCTGTCCTACGACAGCGTGGGCCGGCTGGAGGTGGGCACAGAGACCATCATCGACAAGTCCAAGTCCTCCAAGACTGTCCTGATGCAGCTGTTCCAGGAGTCGGGCAACACTGACGTGGAGGGAGTGGACACCACCAACGCCTGCTACGGAGGAACCGCTGCGCTCTTCAACGCCGTCAACTGGGTGGAGTCCAGCTCCTGGGACG GCCGGTACGCTCTGGTGGTGGCGGGGGACATTGCTGTGTACGCCTCGGGCAGTGCCAGGCCGACGGGGGGAGCTGGAGCCGTGGCCATGCTGGTGGGACCCAACGCCCCTCTGGCCTTCGAGAGAG GGCTTCGTGGGACACATATGCAGCATGCGTATGACTTCTATAAGCCAGATATGGTGTCAGAGTATCCCGTGGTGGACGGCAAGCTCTCCATCCAGTGTTACCTCAGCGCTTTAGACCGCTGCTACTCCGTCTACAGGAACAAGATCCACGGCCAGTGGCAGAGAG AGGGTCTTGACAAGCGTTGCAGTCTGGAAGACTTCGGCTTCATGGTGTTTCACTCTCCTTACTGTAAACTGGTGCAGAAGTCTCTGGCTCGACTGATGCTCAACGACTTCCTGTGTCACCCCAGTCCAGACACCGAGAGCGGGCCCTTCAGCGGACTGGACGCTTTCAG AGATGTGAAGATCGAGGACACTTATTTCGACAGAGATGTGGAGAAGGCCTTTCTGAAGGCCAGCTCAGAAGCGTTCGAGAACAAGACCAAGGCGTCTCTCCTGATCTCGAACCAGAATGGTAACATGTACACCCCGTCGGTGTACGGCTGCTTGGCTTCGGTCCTCGCTCA ACACACACCGCAGCAGCTGGCAGGACAGAGAATCGGTGTGTTCTCCTACGGCTCCGGCTTTGCTGCTACGCTCTACTCCATCAAAGTCACACAAGACGCTACAccgg GATCTGCTCTGGATAAGCTGGTCTCCAGTCTGTGTGACTTACAGGACAGACTGGACTCCAGGAAGAAGGTTTCACCTCATCTTTTTGCTCAGAACATGAAGCTCAGAGAAGAAACCCATCATTTAG CAAACTACACCCCTCAAGGCCCGGTGGAGGACCTCTTCCCGGGAACATGGTACCTGACTCGTGTGGACGAGAAGCATCGCAGACAGTACTCCAGACGCTCGATGAGCGCTGAGCGACCGCTGGAGGCCGGACTCATCACTTCCTGCATCACAGCCGAG caTATCCCCAGTCCGCTGAAGAAGATGCCCCGCATCCCCGCCGCCACAGCTGGCCCTGAGGCGCTCGTCATCAGTAACGGGGACCATTAG
- the hmgcs1 gene encoding hydroxymethylglutaryl-CoA synthase, cytoplasmic isoform X2 produces the protein MPGSLPAVCEAAWPKDVGIIALEVYFPSQYVEQAELEEFDGVSAGKYTVGLGQARMGFCSDREDISSLCLTVVQRLMERSGLSYDSVGRLEVGTETIIDKSKSSKTVLMQLFQESGNTDVEGVDTTNACYGGTAALFNAVNWVESSSWDGRYALVVAGDIAVYASGSARPTGGAGAVAMLVGPNAPLAFERGLRGTHMQHAYDFYKPDMVSEYPVVDGKLSIQCYLSALDRCYSVYRNKIHGQWQREGLDKRCSLEDFGFMVFHSPYCKLVQKSLARLMLNDFLCHPSPDTESGPFSGLDAFRDVKIEDTYFDRDVEKAFLKASSEAFENKTKASLLISNQNGNMYTPSVYGCLASVLAQHTPQQLAGQRIGVFSYGSGFAATLYSIKVTQDATPGSALDKLVSSLCDLQDRLDSRKKVSPHLFAQNMKLREETHHLANYTPQGPVEDLFPGTWYLTRVDEKHRRQYSRRSMSAERPLEAGLITSCITAEHIPSPLKKMPRIPAATAGPEALVISNGDH, from the exons ATGCCTGGATCACTTCCTGCTGTTTGTGAGGCCGCGTGGCCCAAGGATGTGGGCATCATCGCCCTGGAGGTGTACTTCCCCTCTCAGTACGTGGAGCAGGCGGAGCTGGAGGAGTTCGATGGGGTCTCAGCCGGTAAATACACGGTGGGGCTGGGTCAGGCGCGCATGGGCTTCTGCTCGGACCGTGAGGACATCAGCTCTCTGTGTCTGACCGTGGTGCAGCGGCTGATGGAGCGCAGCGGCCTGTCCTACGACAGCGTGGGCCGGCTGGAGGTGGGCACAGAGACCATCATCGACAAGTCCAAGTCCTCCAAGACTGTCCTGATGCAGCTGTTCCAGGAGTCGGGCAACACTGACGTGGAGGGAGTGGACACCACCAACGCCTGCTACGGAGGAACCGCTGCGCTCTTCAACGCCGTCAACTGGGTGGAGTCCAGCTCCTGGGACG GCCGGTACGCTCTGGTGGTGGCGGGGGACATTGCTGTGTACGCCTCGGGCAGTGCCAGGCCGACGGGGGGAGCTGGAGCCGTGGCCATGCTGGTGGGACCCAACGCCCCTCTGGCCTTCGAGAGAG GGCTTCGTGGGACACATATGCAGCATGCGTATGACTTCTATAAGCCAGATATGGTGTCAGAGTATCCCGTGGTGGACGGCAAGCTCTCCATCCAGTGTTACCTCAGCGCTTTAGACCGCTGCTACTCCGTCTACAGGAACAAGATCCACGGCCAGTGGCAGAGAG AGGGTCTTGACAAGCGTTGCAGTCTGGAAGACTTCGGCTTCATGGTGTTTCACTCTCCTTACTGTAAACTGGTGCAGAAGTCTCTGGCTCGACTGATGCTCAACGACTTCCTGTGTCACCCCAGTCCAGACACCGAGAGCGGGCCCTTCAGCGGACTGGACGCTTTCAG AGATGTGAAGATCGAGGACACTTATTTCGACAGAGATGTGGAGAAGGCCTTTCTGAAGGCCAGCTCAGAAGCGTTCGAGAACAAGACCAAGGCGTCTCTCCTGATCTCGAACCAGAATGGTAACATGTACACCCCGTCGGTGTACGGCTGCTTGGCTTCGGTCCTCGCTCA ACACACACCGCAGCAGCTGGCAGGACAGAGAATCGGTGTGTTCTCCTACGGCTCCGGCTTTGCTGCTACGCTCTACTCCATCAAAGTCACACAAGACGCTACAccgg GATCTGCTCTGGATAAGCTGGTCTCCAGTCTGTGTGACTTACAGGACAGACTGGACTCCAGGAAGAAGGTTTCACCTCATCTTTTTGCTCAGAACATGAAGCTCAGAGAAGAAACCCATCATTTAG CAAACTACACCCCTCAAGGCCCGGTGGAGGACCTCTTCCCGGGAACATGGTACCTGACTCGTGTGGACGAGAAGCATCGCAGACAGTACTCCAGACGCTCGATGAGCGCTGAGCGACCGCTGGAGGCCGGACTCATCACTTCCTGCATCACAGCCGAG caTATCCCCAGTCCGCTGAAGAAGATGCCCCGCATCCCCGCCGCCACAGCTGGCCCTGAGGCGCTCGTCATCAGTAACGGGGACCATTAG